From a single Leishmania donovani BPK282A1 complete genome, chromosome 17 genomic region:
- a CDS encoding ferrochelatase-like protein: protein MSCAPGPTKAVLLVNLGTTTAPTAPAVRRFLREFLSDRRVIDVPRFLWHSVLYGFILPFRPRSITPLYKAIWIKSDSGVVINGKTEGSPLTLYSESLAAKVQASVEKTSGGAVVARHAMRYGVKNIPSTLKALHDEFATLRELVVLPLFPQYTSTTSASIYDEVFKFYTDTRRRSIPSLRTIRDYAEHPVYVEALGSSLLSSIKAHVTAKAGAAKDWKSALSDQLPEIGIIITYHSIPVRYVEEHDDYPQRCEATTAAIKAYIEAESGVSLSGCLVHVYQSQFGNQPWLGPTLNAAATAFPLPPHDPRKHAFSDAHRNTALLTKQANVCFAMAPGFAVDCVETLNEIEREAGEVFKQSGGRQFIYVPCLNDSDTHVKVLTSVVGA from the coding sequence ATGTCGTGCGCACCTGGGCCGACGAAGGCCGTCCTCTTGGTGAACTTGGGCACCACGACTGCACCAACCGCGCCAGCGGTTCGCAGATTCCTGCGCGAGTTCCTTTCCGATCGCCGCGTCATTGACGTGCCGCGCTTTCTTTGGCACTCGGTCCTCTATGGCTTTATCCTGCCCTTTCGCCCACGCAGCATCACTCCGCTGTACAAGGCCATTTGGATCAAAAGTGACTCTGGTGTGGTCATTAATGGTAAGACCGAGGGATCTCCGTTGACGTTGTACTCGGAAAGCCTTGCAGCGAAAGTGCAGGCGTCAGTGGAGAAGACGTcaggcggcgccgttgtGGCGCGTCACGCAATGCGCTATGGCGTCAAGAACATCCCATCGACTCTCAAGGCGCTACACGACGAATTTGCCACGCTCCGCGAGCTGGTCGTTCTCCCGTTGTTTCCACAGTACACCTCCACGACATCTGCGAGCATTTACGACGAGGTGTTTAAGTTCTACACGGATACAAGGCGCCGCTCCATTCCCAGCTTGCGAACCATTCGCGACTACGCTGAGCACCCCGTCTATGTCGAAGCTCTCGGATCGAGTCTCTTGAGCAGCATCAAGGCACACGTCACCGCAaaggccggcgccgccaaggACTGGAAGTCGGCCCTCTCCGACCAGCTCCCGGAGATTGGTATCATCATCACGTACCATAGCATCCCTGTCCGCTACGTCGAGGAGCACGACGACTacccgcagcgctgcgaggccaccactgccgccatCAAGGCCTACATCGAGGCGGAGTCCGGCGTCTCCCTAAGCGGTTGCCTGGTTCATGTCTACCAGTCCCAGTTTGGTAATCAACCGTGGCTTGGTCCTACTCTCAacgctgcagcgactgcctttcccctccctccccacgACCCTAGAAAGCACGCTTTCAGCGATGCCCACCGCAACACGGCTCTCTTGACGAAGCAGGCGAATGTCTGCTTTGCCATGGCGCCGGGCTTTGCTGTGGACTGTGTGGAGACCTTGAACGAGATCGAGCGGGAGGCTGGTGAAGTCTTCAAGCagagcggcggccgccagtTCATTTACGTTCCGTGCCTCAACGACAGCGACACCCATGTCAAGGTGCTCACCTCCGTCGTTGGCGCGTGA